CCCAAGCGGAACCAAAAGCCTGGGCAGGGGCCTGGGGTTGTCCAAAATGACAGCAGGTCCAGAGTTCAAGCCATACATATTGTTAACAGCAAAGTGAGGGCTGAGCTGGCCTTATTTAGCTAGCAAACAAGATAATACGAGGCTCCAGGATAGTCTTCAGGCTTTCTAGGACCTTGATGCTTCTGGGGCACTTTCAAAGTTAATCCCAAACCACTATTTTATTGAATTAGATATGATACTGACAATAAAAAACTACATATAAGGTCTATTTGTTATCTTGCCTGCAGAACATAGAGGATGTTACTGCTTCATTAAAATAGTACtgcttaatgaaaataaaagataagaaTAGGAAAGTCAAAGACTGTTTTGGAGAATGAACAGATtttaagtacttaaaaaaaCAGTAAGCAGTACAGAGTTTATTTTGTGGAAAGCTTTGTTACTGATATTCTTCTAGTTTTTTAACACATTGCGGAATGATTAATTAAGAGTTTAAGTACAGGCTGCTTTGGTGCCTGCAGATTTGTGGGAAGCTGGGAATTTGGGGAACTGAgtaacaaacagaaagaagagagagactgGTAGTATGTGGGAAGAAGGTGCACCTactcttcctctctgctttttcagccTTGGTTAGAGGTAGCTTGGCTTTCTGTGCTTCCTTACCCAGCAACCAGGCTGTTTCCCTCCTTGTATATCTGCATACCTACCTCCTTCCCAAGCAGAGCTGCCTCTAAGCAGCTGCGAAGGGAGCCGATTGCCCCTAATCAGCTTAGTGCTGGGAAGCTCAGAACACTAAATACAGATGGTATCACCCCCCCAACACGCAGCATGCTGCTGCGATTTTCAACGAGGCATCTCTCCCTCTTAATTTCGTTTGGGTGGACCGAACGCCCTCTCAACCAAAGCAGCAGAATGCCACACTGACTTCGTGACAGAAGAAACCAGGGACAAACATAGCAAACATAcatgtattttgaaagtaataaaaattaatagtcCTCCAATACCATttcaataccttttttttcacttgcaactttgtcttttccatagtttaaataacatattttatataGGATAACACAGAACTGGTTAATACAGTtttgggtttcctttttttttccaccacaaaGGATTAGGCAGTCATATTCTTGTATGGGATAAAGTTTTATACCGCAAGTAATTTGTGGAAATTCCAGTTAAACCACcagctgcaataaaaataatgcagaatgggagaaaaaacaatctgGCTTTGGCTCCCATTTTGCTGACTGGCCGTTTTCAAATTTCAGTCTGTAAGGGAATCACCTGGGACAGGATTCATCTCATATGAGTTTAGATGTGTCCAGCAGAGACATCTCCCCTTGAGCCAGTCACCCTCAGGCCCTTGTACAGGGTAGAGAAACAGGCACTTTTCTGTCAAGGACCATCTGGTCTGCTTTAGACATCTACCTTGGGATGAGAAGAATCATTTCACTGACTCTGCTCACTAGATCTCTGCCAACTCTAGGATCTGCAGGCATGCAGTTTGTACCTGTCTGTGTTTACTCTGATAAATTCCTCACTCCATCCCATGGTGCGGAACCCAATTAAATGCCACCTGATTTCTGGAGGCTCTGCTCACCCCTATTTCCCACTGAGTGCAGTGCAAAATAGCAGTTGCTCAGCGTCTGGCAGAAACAAGTAGaattcaaggccaggctggatggggttttgggcaacctggtctagcggagggtgtccctgcccatggcaggggggttggaactaggtggtctttaaggtcccttccaacccaaaccgttctgtgacGCTATGAATGCAAATTGTGGGGAGGCAGGTTTTGGCCTGGGGATGTGTAGCTTCACTGCTGAAATGTGGCAAACCCTGGGAAAAGCGGATGCACGCGCTTGATGAAACAGCACAACTTCAGCCAGAGCCGGCACCAGGgaacaggcagagcaggctTCTGTGGGAGGCACCAGCCTGCACAGGGCGGCAAAAAAGCCTTGCTGACTCCATTACCCCAGTTCAGTTAGGGTGAACCATTACATATTTGGCACTGCACAGGACTGTGAACTGGAGTCACAGGGGCATGAACAAATATGTCAGTCTGCTCCCTTTGCAGTGGGGCTGACCTGTCCCAGGAGTTAGGCGGGGTGGTGAGGAGGGCTTTCTCTGAAACCCTTGTAATGCAAGAGGCATTTTTTGCTTACCTCAGGCTGCAAAAACGACATCCTTGATCTGCAACTCACTGTACagtcaggaggaaaagaagttaCACTAATCCAAGCAAGTACAGCCTAACTAATAACCCCCAGGGATATAACTTGTTCGCTAACAGTCTATAAATGGATCTTCATGTTGTCCACTAATGTCTAACATCTGTGATATTTAATTACCTGCACTcatcttttaaatgaagaagGTGTGCAGTAATCCTTCCTGAAGCTGaactgagaaaataatatttattagcTGAGGGCCTGTTTTAGAAACAGATGGGGTGTAAAGAGCTTGAAAGTAGTGTGCAGGAGGAGTGTGAAGCAGGAGAGATTACTTGTTAAGTAATTGAGATAGAGGGGAAGAGTGTTGAATGCAGAGAGCACAGAACAACAGATATCCAAAGCTCCAGGTTTTCCCTGCGACAGATCTAATTTTAATTGCGTATTTGCAAAACTGCCTTTGTGAAGCCACGACACTGAAGAGAGTGACAAGGAGCCATGTCGGGCTGACTGGCCAGATCTTCCTGAACTGTGCCCACCCTGTCCCTCTTTACTCTGTTCCCTGGCTCTCTGACTTTCTACTTTGTCTCTCCTGCTTGCACAAGGACTTCATTGCATAAGCACCAGCAGGGTGGCCAGCTAAAGCAGCAATATTAACTCTGTGCCTGCACATGTCATTGCTAGGTCTCAACTCCAGCAGAATTAGAAAATTGTCTGTTTGTATaattgaagaaaaacacatcGAGATCCATTACAAACTATTCAGTTGTTACTCCATAAAAATTGCAACTGTATTGAGCACTATACCTTAAACTTTTCTCTATCATACAAAGGTAATTAATAACTTGGCTATGTCAGCTGTTAGtccttttctgctctgcctttgtCAGACTCCCATGAGTATTTAAAGAGCTAATCTTTTGTTATGCTTAAACATTGCCCGATGTTAATAATCAGGCAGTGTTTATCACTgcaaggttggggtttttttgctggcCTTGAAATCCTCACCTTaggcaaataatgaaaaataggaTACCTGTGTTAAAGCTGCTCTGCCATGAAGAAGTATAGGTGAGAGACCATCATCTCTCATTTAGTTACATCAGATCAGCAGGATGCAACTCCAACATCAAACCCATAATCTGAGCAAAACGTGAAACTGATACTAAAAGAGTTATTTAGGGAAGTGGTGCAGAACCAAGGGACagttgaaaagaagaaagactcCGGACCGGGCAGCCCCAGTGAGCCAGAGGAAGCTCTGCCAcatggggctgcagagggaacCCAACTGTCAGGGCCCATCAGCCATCAAAGCTGAGCAAAGCTGAGCTCAGGGAGactgggagcaggagagggctTCTCAGGCACTGTAGCCAAACATGATACTCATATAAACATAGCCAGTTATGTCTATAACCTGCAACCATTTCTCCTGCAAAATTCCCACCACTTTTATGTCGTGGATGTTGCTTTGCTATTCATTCCCATGGTGAAAACCTGAGGTGAGCCAGTGTACTACCCACCTTTGGAGAGGAGTCAACATGCCAGGGCTTGTGGATGGTGTGCACAGCTGTCTCACACCTGAAAGCTTTGTAAGACGGGATTTGTATTGCACCTGGGGGATGTGGCCAGCCTTCAGGCCAAGGGTTAGGAACGATTCAGCAAGGGTTAGGGCAAGTAAACCAATATTATCTGTGTAGAAGTAGAGATGACTGAGATGTGTCATTCTACTGGTATCAGAATCCATAACATAGAAGTCAAACAACTGCCTTGAGAAGGGTCCACCTGCAAGACCTCCATTGccagatcacagaatcacagaacggtaggggttggaagggacctctggagatcatctagtccaacccccctgctagagcaggatcacctagagcaagttgcacaggatcacgtccgGGTGGGTtctgaatctctccagagaaggagactccacaacctctctgggcagcctgtcccactgctcggtcaccctcagagtaaagaagtttttcctcatgttgagatggaacttcctgtgttccagtttgtgcccattgccccttgtcctgtcactgggcaccactgaaaagagtctggccccatcctcttgacatctgccctttagatatttataagcgttgatgagatcccctcagtcttctcttctccaggctaaacagccccagctccctcagcctttcctcatacgagagatgctccagacccCTCATCATCCCTGTAAccctccagtagttccctgtctttcttgaactggggagcccagaactggacacagcactccagatgctGAGCCTCCATTCCTCAGTCTTCCAGAAACAGCTCTTCTAACAATGACTGCCCCAGTTCTTTTGTCTCACTGGCAATGCACCTCCAGGCAAGCACAAATTCTATGAAAAATAGCTGCaggattgtttgtttatttatttgtctgtttatttatttttatcagagCATGTATTTGACCTGAAGGAATTATTTAGTCTGTAATATTTCCTGTCTCCTGTTGGCTGCatcttctcccttcccacccatTCAAAACCCCTGTGTTCAGTCTATCCCTGCTCTTTCCACtctcaaatataaaaaaaagtggttttatatacatgtacataaaAGTGTTTAactgcatgttttaaaatatgatacCTCACTCCTGTCAGCCAATTTTTCTGTCCACTGTTCTCTGCACCTTGGActattttctgttcaaatagCATATGTAATGCTTTCACATAAATCACTTCTGAGTGGGACTAGAGCAGGCTCCATCTCCTAGAAAATGACTACAAGCAAAACTACTGAAGCTTATCCTCACACCATAATCTGctgattgtcttttttttttcctttttgtgtgtgtgcgtgtgcaaaGTGTCTCCATAAGCCAGAGAAATTGTCAAAAGTGTGAAAAGATGCCTTTTATCTGGAACAGAAGGTGGCCTGCAGCTGCCTTACTCCAGCCGAAAGTTACTGCTTCTTTCAcaccagctgcctgctctgcacagaACACAGTATTTCTCAtcatatttaaatgcaaattctcACAGAGGCACATAGCGCTTGGCATGGTCACGTATGAAGGAAAACTACTTAAAAGTGTGCAAATCcagttgggttttctttcaCGGAGTGTTTCGATGTTCCCTCTTAGGATTTTGCAAGTTGATAAGGATACGTTTTCCTTCCTAACAATGTTTGGTGCCACCCAAAGATGACTTGGAAATACATTTCAGATACTAGGTGGCTGCTGAGATGAGGCATTGgttcagctgtattttttagGAAACTGTGCAAGACTGGGCACTGCCAGTTTCAGTGGGTCAGCAGCAGTGGGGGTATTAGTGGTTCCCTTCATAAACCTGGATTTGGGAATTGGCATCCCTCTCCCTGTCCAGCAAACCCTCAGCCCCTGGGTGGCTGTCGGCCCCACCTGCCAACGGGCCCAGGGCTTGTGGGTGCCAGGCTGGTGGCCGGGGAGAGCACCAGGACGTCTGGGGGGGCTGCAAGACGCACTGTGCCTGAGGCCATGAGCAAGTGGGGAAAGCAAGGGCAGGAATGGAGATCGgggagggtttggggtgggAGGCGAAgcccgggcagggcaggcagcgggtGCTTGGCAGGCATGCCGAGCCAGCCTCGGTGGGGCTAAGCCTTTTGGTCACTTTTTGGAAAGGCTCCGGTACCGCTGAGCACCTGCAAGCTGCCGGTGGGTAGGAAGGGGATGGCCGAGGGGACGCCTGGCAGCGCTTGGTGCCGTCACGGTCACGGTCTCGCCACCTCCTCCCGTGCCAAAATCAGTGGGGAAGACATTTACCGGGGCGGAGAGGTCTGGGGCGGGGGGACGGCGAAGGACCCGCGGGAGGAGGAGCGCCGGCACCTGTGGCTGCCGCCCCCTCGCCACACACGCGGCCCGGGGGGAGGCTGTGCGCAGGCGCTGCCGTCCCCCCCGTCGGTGCCCGGCGCTGATCCCCGGcgcagcagcggcggcggctccgctgGTCACCGGTCGGCCCATCGGCCGGACGCGCCCGCCCCGCTGCGCTTTTGGGCAGCGGCCCTGGGGGAGGCCGGCATGGCGGAGAGCCCGGGTCGGCCCGGCTCCCCACCGCCGGAGGGGAGCGACCTTCCGCGGGAAGGAGGCGATGAggaagcggcggcggcgggggagccGCAGCCCGGGGTGTCCCCCGAGGTGGCGGCGGGGGAGCCGCAGCCCGGGGTGTCCCCCGAGGTAGCGCCGGAGCCCCCGGATGGGTCCCCTGGCGGCGAGGAGCCGCGGTTgagcggggaggcggcggctgGGCAAGAGCCGTCTGTGGCGGCGGTGCCCCCCGGGGACAGCGACGGAACGGGGAGCGGCTCCCCCGAGGGGGCGGCGGAGACCCCGGGCGGGACGGGCGCGGAGCAGCAGGCTCCGGCGGGGGCTGAGCAGCGGGACCCTGACGGGGGTGGCCCGGCGGGCGAGGGTCCGCCGGGAGGggagccggcggcggcggccgcgggggtAGACGCGCCCGGGGGCTCTGCGCCAGCGAGGGCAGACCCCGAGGAGGCAGCGGTGGCCCCAACGGCGACGGAGCCCCAAGAGGCAACGCCGTCGGGGATAGAGCCCGAGCAGGCAGTCCCGGCGGGGACAGAGCCTGAGGCCGCGGCCATGGCCCCAACGGGGACGGAGCACGAAGaggcgggggcggccccggcggtGACAGACCCCGAGGAGGCGGTGAGGGAGGCAGCTCCGGAGGGGACAGACCCCGAGGAGGCGGTGAGGGAGGCAGCTCCGGAGGGGACAGACCCCGAGAAGGCGGCGGCAACAGCCTCGGCAGGGACAGACCCCGAAGAGGCGGTGAGGGAGGAAGCCCCGGTGGGGATAGACCTCGAAGAGACCGAGGAGACGGCCCCGTCGGCGAGAGACCCCGAAGAGGCTGTGAGAGAGGCAGCCGCGGAGGCGACACAGCCCGAGGAGGCGGTGGCGACAGCCCCGGTGGGGACAGGCCCCGAGGATGCGGTGCGGGAGGCAGCTCCAGCGGGGACAGTCCCCGAGGaggcggcggccccggcggggaGCGAGGCGGCTGGGGAAGCGGAGGCGGAGGTGCCGGCAAGAGGGGAGGCCGACGGCGGACGCCGGTCGCCGGGCGGCCCCGACGGTGAGAACGGAGCGGAGATGCCGTGGACGGAGCGGGGAGCCGGTGCCTCGGCGGTAGCAGGAGCGGGAAGCGCGGCCCCGGGGGCAGGGGaaggcggcgcggcggcggcggggcagccGGGCCGGCCCTCGGTCCCCGAGGGCGGCGAGTGGGACGCGGCAGGTCGGAGCCTGAACGGCGTGCGGGGCCGGGTGGAGGACGAGGAGGATGAGATGGGCTCGCCAGCCGCCCTGGAGGAGGAAGCGGAGgatgaggaaaagcaggaaCACGACATCTCCCTCTTCGTCAAGGTAGGGtgtggggggctgctggggaaacTTGGGTTCACGATCATGAGTCCCGGGCCGCTCCTGTGATGAGTGGCATTGAAATCTGGCAGGCAAAAGTCCATCCTGGTTAAGGTGATTTGGTTGTTAACACCCAAAATAAACCTGCCTCTGGCTCCTCATCGCTTCTGCGGGCAGCGGGCGGGATGGGAGAGGGCTGAAGGCCAGCGCTGCCCGTCCCCTCGGCCCTGGGAGCTGGTGGAATCGCacagcccagagcagcacagacCTGACCAGTAAAGTGTTTTTCCCCATAGTTTCTCCTGCTGAGCCTTGCGCTGCATTACTTGAGGTTTCTCTAGGTTCAAATGGAAAGGCTGTGCCAGGGATCTCAGTTTCGGTGGACTCGGGGAGTCCCCTTGTGCCCTCCTCACCATGAGGCTTGGAGCCAGCAGCATCTGTTTGGAATTGCTAGCTGTGACTTGTGACATAAAGAGTTCTCAAgggattttaaaatctttataatACAGTAAGAAGGGCACACAGCACATCATGGGGGCTGAGgtggaagaaactgaaaaatataatttaaaatgtgatcCTGGGATTTTCAAACATGAACTATGGTCAACATTTAGATAGTTACCCCAAAGTTTGACAAGGCTGGATTCAGAGAGTCAATGAACTGCCCAGCAGTGTAGCGTCCCTTGTAATTGTGCAGTTTGTGTTTGGGCAGGGAAGATTTACGTTAGAGGGAAAtggataaaaaaagagaaaaattgtaATGGTCTTAAAACTAATTTCTGGTATTTTATAGTAGAGACCTTTAGAGCTTCTTTCTAGCCTGTGCCTGGAATCCCATCAAAGTCAGGGGGACTCTTCATGGAAACAGCATCCGTCCACAGAGATGAAATAGCAGATGTGAAATTTCTGTGCGTAGAAACCATGCTAAGtagtttttcttccctcttctctgaCCTCTCTGGGCTAAATAAAATGTGGAGCAGGGTGGGATATTTTTCTCAGAGTAGACCTAAAACTCAGGAACTAAAACTAGGGAAACAGAAGGCGTTTGCTACCTTCTCCCCTACAAGCCATACCTCCTGTGCAAATAATGCACCTCCTGAGTTGGCTGAGGCTGCTTCTGTAGCAGCCAGAAttaactgtgaaagaaaaactcATTGCCAGCCTTCTGGGTCAGAGGGGTTAGGGCTGAAGCAATATTTATACCTTGATTTATCCCACCTCAGCGCACACTCCCTTTTTTTCAAGGCTGAGCCTCCTTTGAAGTAGTATTATGTGAAAAGCTGAGGAATGCTCTGAGGCTTACAGATAGTAGTGTTGGACATGCTGGATGATGCCATACAGGAAAGATGAATGATCATGCTGACTGATGTTGGTGAGCgtgccccagctgctcctcagtTTAAGCAATTCCTTAGCATGCAGGCTGGGATGGATTCTGTGCTCTAAAGGCAACTCTGTACATCAGGTTGGTGTAAGGTAGCTAGATGGTAACGCTGGAGCTGAAATCTGATTTTGTGTCAAACAGCAGGAGCTATTACTGTTGAGCCTGGCAGAGGTGATTTACAGACTTTCTGGCTCACAGATTGACAGCCCCCTTTGTAGGGAcacttttgtaacttttttttaattgttgttttaTGCTCTTATATCTATCAAGGCATGCCGGAGTGGCAGAGGCTGAAGTCATAAAGGCTACATGTGCCTTACTGCACTTGGGTGCATGCTTTATGGAAGAAGAACGTGGCCAAAATTATAGAGCAGCCTATAATAAGACCATCTGTTGCGATTCTGTAGTCCCCAAGTATTAGGATTAAGcatgttttttgaaaatatttctgaattgaTAAAGACAGAAGAAGGAGCACTTTTATGATTGACTTAAGAATGCTGAGAAAATAATACAGCTGCTTTTCTAATGATTTCCGTGGAGGCATATTACAAACTTTGAATATTTTACCTCACCTGGAGCTAGATTTTTTTAGTTGAGGTTGGATTAGTATTTTTAGTTAGAGATTGGCATGAGTTTCTCCcatttaatggaagaaaaaaaatgcctacTGCAGAGCTCAGCATCTCTCTACCCACCAAAATGTGCCGGGACTGCAGTGGTGGGAAATGAGAAGcgctttgctttgctgctgtcaACAGAGTTCATGTTAATGCTGCTTTTGCCGTCACCTGGAGATGTGCTAACTATCTTTCTACCCTTCTCttggcagcagggaagggggtATAAAAGAGACTGGAAGTTCTCGGTGGTGGCTTAAGTGGATTTTACGAGCACATACACAATGCTGTGCTTAAATAgctgctgatgtattttaatgggagaaaggggaaaagtgGATTCCAAGGTCGGACTGTGTGAACTTTGGTGTTTGGGGATTATTGAATGTTTATATCTGACCACAGCATGTGATCCACAGACATGGTGCTCCTTCTTGAGCAATTGCTAAAACTCAAGGGTTAAGTGAGAAGATGATTCATACTGAATGCAAAAGTTTGTTTCCAGCGTGAAACACTTCCCTTCACATGCATGTTTCTAATGCACATGAGACAACCTCTCTTATCCTTTATTATATCACTATTCTATGctctctgtgtttctgaagtGTTGACACCCACCTCTGCTTTGCAAGTGCTGCTAACGTCTTTCATCCTTCTGCTGCGTTTGTCAGCAAGCACCTTGTGTGCTTTCTCCCATGCAGCTGGGCGCTTCCTTGTAAATATATTATCCATCAGCTCCCTGACCTTTTTCAAACCTCTGTTTAAAACTCTACTCTTCTATAATGCCACCAGAAACTGGGAAGTGATTAGGCTGTTTCAAATACTGAGATTTGGCATGGGCAGGAGGTCCATGCCATGATTTGATAGCACAatgcaaatacagagaaatgttAAAAGTCAGTCCCATAATAGAAGAAAACTCACAAGAAAATAATACGGTGGTGGTGACTGAATGATCCTCACAGTTTCCCTGCTAGGGAGCATTACATTAGACTTGGCCAACATTAAAGTACTTGGTAGTTTTTTAGTAATAACATTTTGAGAATAACAACGAGAAGCATCACCATCAGAAATAAACTTTTCCGATATAGTTGTATGATGAGTagtgtttcttgtttttcctgtggttGATCAAGCTTGTTCTTTTtagagttgcttttttttcctcttctgcttcctgctgctttgcatTGATTCATTTAGTTTTTGCATACATGTATTTGAATATTGTGAATATTGTGTTACCTTGTGCCTCCCATGGAGAGGTGGGTGGCAAAATTCCTGCTAGCTCCACAAGGATGGGTACCAGCAATTGTGCTTTTAAGCTGATTTGGGTTGCTATGCAGCGCTATTTAGTTTGAACTCAGACACCCAATGTCAGCATCTCATGCTATCTGAGCTACTCTAGCACTTAGAAGAGTTAGCAGCATCTATGGGAGATAATGTCCTTCAGGACCAGCAGCTCGATGCTGGACAGGCTACAAAGACAGCAGACATCTGCATTTAGGCAGCTAAACTGTGCCCATAGTGAAGCTGAACTACATAAGACTCTTTGGTTATAAGCCCGAGACCATACCAAAATTGCTTTGAGGGTTTCACTAGGTGCTTACTTGATTTCAGTTTTCCCATGAAACAACGTGCTGTATATTTCCTTTAGATAGTaatgtgtttctggtttttcaAAGTCAAATGTTTGCAAAGGTCATCCAGATAAACTTTCCGATTGGTCTTTGGTAATTCAGCTAAGCATATCTGGCACCTTGGGTAGGACGCCTTCTGGGTGTTGAATCTTGCTAGCTGATCTTCTAAGGTCAATGGTATAtgtatgctttttcttcttcttctttgccAAAAGCCcttttttgtcagaaaacatctgtaaatGTCATAAATCTATCTTACCATTTGAATATAGCGGAACTCTCACCAAAattattcagtttattttaagcaatttaAACACTTATGTAGGACTTAAAagtttatttgtaaattaaaataaaaaccctgcAAGGTTACCTACcaatccattttaaattttcttacagACAGAAAACTTAAATACCAGAATCACAACTGCAGATTTCATCATCCCAAAGTTTTCTAGGGACTGTGATTTATCTGTAAGTGTTGAACACAAACAGTCGGCCAAACAACCCAGCTTGAGCACAAGGCCTTCTCTGAGATTGCTCATCTTCCAAAACAACTCTTGCTTAGTTTCTGGGTTAAGTGGTATTTAATAAAAGCTGACCATGAGTCTAAGGTAACAGATTTTATCCAATGAAAAGCAATGGGCTTTATTCACTGTTGTGACATTCTTGGTCTTTAAATCAAAAAGTCATTTGTTTACATTCAGAGAATTATTTAATTCCTACAAGAGTCTAAGGTTACTTTACTGATACAGAATTTCCTTGCACCATTCCTGAGATGTGCTTAACTGACTTGATATACTTAGAGCTGTGCTGAGTTATCAAAAATGCTGATAAACAAGAAAGTAAAGGTCTTGCTGGGAGTAGAGACATAGGAATAACAGGTGCTCGCATCTGTGTCGCCAAAGACCGCAGTTAACGTATCCAACTTAAATGGCAAAGGCTGTTTCATACTAGAGCTCCTTTTCAGTGATGTGATGGATCTGCAGTTTATACATAACCTACATTTAAAGTATAAACAGACTGTTCTCAAACTGGACTTCTGGGCTTTGAATGCTGTAGGTAGGAAGTCCGTGGACAGCAGGAGCTCAGATCCCTGCAGAAGCCTCCTAGCCCGTATGTCCATTCAGTGGACTCTGCGCTGTACCTGATGCTTGACGTAAGCAAACATTTACAGTATAATCACTGAGTAGGTATTTGTGCTTAAGATCTTGATTTTTTGCTCATCGTCAGTCTGTAAATCAGTTAGGTGAGTATGGCTTATAAGGAGAATAGCTAACATCCTTTATCAAAATGAAAGTAGACAGGAATTTACTGTCCTTTTTTTAGTGTAGATTCACTGTAGGAACCCAGTATTTAGATGACCTCGGGAGGGTGAAAGTAAAGACTTGTATATGTGGAGTTACACTAGCTATATATTTATGGATTAAAAGAGGTTTTTAGGGACGATTAATTCTGGATATTTATCCAAGGAAAGGGAACTACCCAAAGCTTACCAAAGGTGAGCGCATTGGATTTGTGCGATGCTACGGAAGGACAAATTGTCATGGAATGGGCGGGGAAGCATTCGGTACGGTTTGGCAATGGTAGGAAACAGATggcttctctttcccttcttttcccccatccctgccagcgctgctgcattttgctttccGTCAAAACCATGCCATATTTTCCCTGAGGAACACATCTGCTCCGTTCTCCTCactctctgttttcctccttctccag
This sequence is a window from Balearica regulorum gibbericeps isolate bBalReg1 chromosome 1, bBalReg1.pri, whole genome shotgun sequence. Protein-coding genes within it:
- the CLIC6 gene encoding chloride intracellular channel protein 6 isoform X2 codes for the protein MAESPGRPGSPPPEGSDLPREGGDEEAAAAGEPQPGVSPEVAAGEPQPGVSPEVAPEPPDGSPGGEEPRLSGEAAAGQEPSVAAVPPGDSDGTGSGSPEGAAETPGGTGAEQQAPAGAEQRDPDGGGPAGEGPPGGEPAAAAAGVDAPGGSAPARADPEEAAVAPTATEPQEATPSGIEPEAAAMAPTGTEHEEAGAAPAVTDPEEAVREAAPEGTDPEEAVREAAPEGTDPEKAAATASAGTDPEEAVREEAPVGIDLEETEETAPSARDPEEAVREAAAEATQPEEAVATAPVGTGPEDAVREAAPAGTVPEEAAAPAGSEAAGEAEAEVPARGEADGGRRSPGGPDGENGAEMPWTERGAGASAVAGAGSAAPGAGEGGAAAAGQPGRPSVPEGGEWDAAGRSLNGVRGRVEDEEDEMGSPAALEEEAEDEEKQEHDISLFVKAGSDGESIGNCPFSQRLFMILWLKGVIFNVTTVDLKRKPADLQNLAPGTNPPFMTFDGEVKTDVNKIEEFLEEKLAPPRYPKLAPNHPESNSAGNDVFAKFSAFIKNPRKDANENLEKSLLKALRKLDNYLNSPLPDEIDAYSTEEITVSSRKFLDGDELTLADCNLLPKLHIIKVVAKKYRNFDFPPEMTGISRYLNNAYARDEFTNTCPADQEIEYAYLDVAKRMK
- the CLIC6 gene encoding chloride intracellular channel protein 6 isoform X3, with translation MAESPGRPGSPPPEGSDLPREGGDEEAAAAGEPQPGVSPEVAAGEPQPGVSPEVAPEPPDGSPGGEEPRLSGEAAAGQEPSVAAVPPGDSDGTGSGSPEGAAETPGGTGAEQQAPAGAEQRDPDGGGPAGEGPPGGEPAAAAAGVDAPGGSAPARADPEEAAVAPTATEPQEATPSGIEPEAAAMAPTGTEHEEAGAAPAGTDPEEAVREAAPEGTDPEKAAATASAGTDPEEAVREEAPVGIDLEETEETAPSARDPEEAVREAAAEATQPEEAVATAPVGTGPEDAVREAAPAGTVPEEAAAPAGSEAAGEAEAEVPARGEADGGRRSPGGPDGENGAEMPWTERGAGASAVAGAGSAAPGAGEGGAAAAGQPGRPSVPEGGEWDAAGRSLNGVRGRVEDEEDEMGSPAALEEEAEDEEKQEHDISLFVKAGSDGESIGNCPFSQRLFMILWLKGVIFNVTTVDLKRKPADLQNLAPGTNPPFMTFDGEVKTDVNKIEEFLEEKLAPPRYPKLAPNHPESNSAGNDVFAKFSAFIKNPRKDANENLEKSLLKALRKLDNYLNSPLPDEIDAYSTEEITVSSRKFLDGDELTLADCNLLPKLHIIKVVAKKYRNFDFPPEMTGISRYLNNAYARDEFTNTCPADQEIEYAYLDVAKRMK
- the CLIC6 gene encoding chloride intracellular channel protein 6 isoform X1 produces the protein MAESPGRPGSPPPEGSDLPREGGDEEAAAAGEPQPGVSPEVAAGEPQPGVSPEVAPEPPDGSPGGEEPRLSGEAAAGQEPSVAAVPPGDSDGTGSGSPEGAAETPGGTGAEQQAPAGAEQRDPDGGGPAGEGPPGGEPAAAAAGVDAPGGSAPARADPEEAAVAPTATEPQEATPSGIEPEQAVPAGTEPEAAAMAPTGTEHEEAGAAPAVTDPEEAVREAAPEGTDPEEAVREAAPEGTDPEKAAATASAGTDPEEAVREEAPVGIDLEETEETAPSARDPEEAVREAAAEATQPEEAVATAPVGTGPEDAVREAAPAGTVPEEAAAPAGSEAAGEAEAEVPARGEADGGRRSPGGPDGENGAEMPWTERGAGASAVAGAGSAAPGAGEGGAAAAGQPGRPSVPEGGEWDAAGRSLNGVRGRVEDEEDEMGSPAALEEEAEDEEKQEHDISLFVKAGSDGESIGNCPFSQRLFMILWLKGVIFNVTTVDLKRKPADLQNLAPGTNPPFMTFDGEVKTDVNKIEEFLEEKLAPPRYPKLAPNHPESNSAGNDVFAKFSAFIKNPRKDANENLEKSLLKALRKLDNYLNSPLPDEIDAYSTEEITVSSRKFLDGDELTLADCNLLPKLHIIKVVAKKYRNFDFPPEMTGISRYLNNAYARDEFTNTCPADQEIEYAYLDVAKRMK